GCAAGTTTATCGCGGACGAAGTCGGCCTCTCACCCAAAGAGATCGGCGCGCTGATGGTGAAGCTTCGCGACTCTACCCACGAACTCACCATCGAGAAGTGGTCGTACACGAGCGCAACCACGTGGCGCGTCGCCCCGTCGTCGTAAGCGGGCCCCTCCGTCCCCGCGACACCGGTCCTCGCCGTGCTTGCCTACTCGCGAACCATGCAACCCCGCATATCCCCCACGACTGCCCTCTTCGCTCGAATCCGTTGACGACGTAGATCCGTCGATACCACCCGTTGACCGTTTCGACACCGGATTTATACCCTTCTGTGCGGTAGACGTAGTATCTGATGGACGAGGCCGACAGCCCTCCGTACGGCCCCGCGACCGACCCCGCAGACGGCCCCTCGCTCGAACGACTCGGTTCCGTGTTCTACGTTCGCGAGGTACGTACGGATGACGACCGACTGCTCTACTACGGCGAGTCGCTCGTCTCGCGCCGCTCGTTGCTCGAAGAGGTGTGGCCCTCGTTCCGCCGGACGGGATACGACGTTCGCCTCGCGCGGACGAACGACGGTCTCGACGTGCTCGTCGCCGAACCGGTGTCGGTCGGCGTCGAGGGCGTCCCGTGGAAGAACCTCCTCCTGCTGGCGGCGACCGTCGCCTCGACACTGCTCGTCGGCGCGTACGCGTGGTACTACATCCCGATAAGCCGGATTCAGGAGAACCCCTTCGTCGCCCTCGAAGCGTGGCCTTTCACCGCCGCCGTTCTCGGCGTCCTCTGCGCGCACGAACTCGGTCACTACGTGATGGGCCGCTACCACGGCGTCGACGTGTCGCTGCCGTATCTCATCCCCTTCATCTTCCCGTTCGGGACGATGGGGGCCATCATCCGGATGCGCGGGCAGATGCCTGACCGGAAGGCGCTGTTCGACATCGGCGTCGCCGGACCGCTCTCCGGCTTGGCGGCGACGATTCTGGTTACCGCCATCGGGCTCTCGCTCGACCCGATCACGATACCCGAGCGCGTGTTCGTCGGCAGCAGCGAGGTCATCCGATTCAACAATCCGCTCCTTTTGGACCTCATCGCGACGTTTCTGGGGCAGCCCAGCGACTACAGCTATCCGCAGACGGTGAACCCGGTCATCATCGGCGGCTGGGTCGGGATGTTCTTCACCGTGTTGAACCTGCTGCCGGTGGGACAGCTCGACGGCGGGCACATGGTTCGGGCGATGCTCGGCCGCAGACAGGAGACGGTCGCGACGCTCGTTCCCCTAGGCCTGTTCGGTCTCGCGGGCTACCTCTACTACGTCCGCGACCTCGGCCTTCAGGAGTCAGTCGGCCTCTGGGCGTTCTGGGGGCTGTTCTCGCTCTTCATCGCCTTCAACGGTCCCGCCCACCCCATCGACGAGTCCAGCATCGGCTGGAAGCGACAGCTCGTCGGCGTGTTCACCTTCGCGCTCGGCCTGCTCTGCTTCATGCTGGTGCCGATTCAGCTGATGAGCGCGTGACCGCAAAGGCGACAGTATCCGGCGGATTCGACGGCGCCGCTACGCCGAGTGCGTGTAGCCCCGGTCCGGCAGGGGGTCGCCGTCGAGCGTTATCCCCGACACCGACTCGGTGACGCGTCCGACGCGCGAAATCGGCGTCGGCGACGCCGCCCGCGCCGTTTCGAGTGCCGATTCGGGGAGCGTGAACACCAACTCGAAATCCTCGCCGAAGTGCAGCGCCGACTCCCAGTAGTCAGCCTCGTTGTCGGTCACGTCGTCGACGGCGTCGTCGACCGGAACGTTGTCCGACTCGACGGCGAATCCGCAGTCGCTCGCCTCCGCGAGTTGGTGGACCGACCGCGCGAATCCGTCGCTCGAATCCATCATCGCCGTCGCGTCCGCGGCGAGCGCTCGCCCGGCGGCGACCCGCGGTTCGAACCGGAAGAGGTCGTTGCCGCGTTCGGCGTCGCCGCGTTCGAAGAAGCGGAGCGCGGCCGCCGACCGCCCGAGCGTTCCGGTGACGCAGAGGACGTCACCCGGCTCCGCGCCGGAGCGAAACACCGGGTCGTCCGTCCGACCGATAGCCGTCGTCGCCGTCGTGAACTCGTCGTGGTCGTCGAGGTCGCCTCCGACGTACTCGGCGTCGACCGCCTCACAGACCTCGCGCGCCCCTCGGACGAACGCCGCGAGTTCCGCCTCTTCGAACGAGGGGGCCGCGTACGCCGCGACGGCCGCAACCGCGGACGCACCCATCGCGGCGACGTCCGAGAGCGACGCGCCGACTGCCCGCCACCCGGCGGTGTAGCGCGTCGTTCCCGGCGGGAAGTCGGCCGTTTCGTGGAGCATATCGGTCGTAACGACCAGTTCGTCGACGACTGCCGCGTCGTCACCGGCCGCCGGAAGCTCCGCCGCCAACGTTCGCAACGCCGTCCGTTCGTCCATGTTCGGCCTTTCGGCGTCCGCGCGAAAAAGTCACCGAGGTGTTCCACGGGGCGTTCTCGTGCGAGTTGGGTGCACAGTAACACGGCTACTCGACTGCGAGGCGGACGTAAGCTATCGCTACCGCTGCTGTCGATTCCGGTGGCTTAATGCCGTCAGTGGCTGTCCAGGTGAGTATGGCCAGAGAGAACCTTCGAGCCACCATTCTCGGCTTCGCGGGTGCGGTGGTAGTGTTCGCGGTTCTCTTCTCGTTTATCGGCGTCGGCGATCTCGTCGCCCAGTTGCGGAACGCCGACCTCCGGTTCGTCGCGCTCGTCGTCGTGGCGACGCTGGGGTGGCTGTTCGCGTGGGGACTGGCGTTACGAACCGTTCTGTCGGTTCTCGGCGTCCACATTTCGGCGTTGAAGGCGTTTTTCGTCTTCTCGGGCGCGATGTTCTCGAACAACATCACGCCGTTCGGGCAGGCGGGGGGCGAACCGGTGTCAGCGCTGCTCATCTCCCAGACCTCGGATGCCGAGTACGAAACCGGTCTCGCGGCCATCGCCAGCGTCGACACGCTCAACTTCGTCCCGTCGATATCGCTGGCGCTCGCGGGGGCGGTGTACTTCGCGACGGAGACGACGCTCGGACAGAACCTCGAGATCGCGGTCATCGGCGTCGTCGTGCTCGCGACGGCGGTGCCCGGTCTCGTCTACGTCGGTTGGCAGCGACGCTACCAGCTCGAACATCACGCCGTCCGGCTGCTCACTCCCGCAATTCGCCGCGTCGCGGATTTCGTTCCCCGGATTTCGAAACCGACCACCGAGAGCATCGAAGGTCGGATTAGCCGCTTTTTCGCCGCCATCGAACGCGTCGCGACGAACCCGCGCGGGCTGGTGTTGGCTGTCTCGCTCTCGGCGGCCGGGTGGCTCGCACAGATGCTAGGTCTCTGGTTCGCCTTCCACGCCGTCGGCACGCCGGTATCGCCGTCAATTATGCTGTTCGTCGTTCCCATCGGCGCTATTGCCGGTGTGACGCCGCTCCCGGGCGGCGCGGGCGGTATCGAGAGCGTTCTGCTCGTCTTACTTCTGGCGGCTACGGGTCCCGCCGTCACGCAGTCGGCGATTCTGGCGGCCATCGTCATCTACCGCGGGATGGTGTACTGGCTGCCGACGCTCATCGGCGGCATCGTCGTCAGCGTGCTCGGTCTCAATAACGGGGCATGATCGCCGTTCTCGGCTATTCGCAAACGTACACGGACGGTTGTCGACGACGCTAATACGATGCTTTTAAACAGCGCTACGCAGAATTCGAAGCCATGGTAACCCTCTATGACGTTCCGGCGGACGACCTCATCCAGGAGGTCGCCGACCGACTCGAGGACCGAATCGAACAGCCCGACTGGATCCAGTTCGCGAAGACCGGCTCGAACCGAGAGCTTCCGCCACAGAATGACGACTTCTGGTTCGTCCGCGCGGCCAGCGTGCTCCGCAAACTCGCGACGAAAGGCCCGATCGGCGTCGAACGCCTCGCCGTCGAGTACGGCGGCCGCAAGCGCGGTTCAACCCGCTACCGCGTCGCGAAGGCGCACACGAGCACGGGCAGCAAAAAGATCGTCCGCGTCATCCTCCAGCAGCTCGAAGCGGAGGGCCTCGTCGAGAGCGCCGGCGGCGACGGTCGCCGCATCAGCGACGAGGGACGCGCCTTCCTCGACGACGCGGCCGCCTCGGCCTTCGAATCGCTCGACCGACCGGAACTCGAACGCTACGCGTAGAGGGCACACACGCTTTTCCGTTCGTCCGAACGGCTGAGCCATTGGTTCGTCCGTAATCGTTTTCTGCCGCGCGCGAAAAGTCTGGGTATGAGCGGCAATCCAGACGACGAACGACTCGACGAACTCCGTCGCGAGCGACTCCAGGAGCTACAGGAACAGGCCGACGGCCAGCAAGAACAGGGCAACGAGGAGGCCCAGCAGGCCGCCGAAGAACAGGCCCAAGCCCAGAAGGACGCCCTACTGCGCCAGTATCTCACCGACGGCGCGCGGCAGCGACTCAACGCCGTCCAGATGAGCAAACCCGAGTTCGCCGAACAGGTCGAACAGCAACTCGTCGCGCTCGCCCAGAGCGGGCGTATCCAGTCGAAGATCGATGAACAGCGGATGAAACAGCTGTTGAAGGAACTTCAGCCCGACAAAAAGCGCTTCAACATCCGGCGTCGCTAATGGAACTGGCCCTCCTGTACAGCGGCGGGAAGGATTCGACGCTCGCCACGCTCATGCTCGATTCTTTCTACGACGTGCGTCTCGTAACCGCACACTTCGGACTCACCGGCGACTGGAAGCACGCGAAGGCGGCCGCCGAGACGCTCGGCTATCCGTTCGAGACGGTCGAACTCGACGACGACGTCGCCGCCGACGCCGTCGAACGGATGCACGACGACGGCTACCCTCGAAACGGCATTCAGCAGGTCCACGAGGCGGCGCTGGAGGCCGTCGCGGGGCTCGGTTACGATGCCATCGCCGACGGGACACGCCGCGACGACCGGGTGCCGACCATCTCGCGCGCGCAAGCGCAGAGCCTTGAAGACCGGTACGACGTCGACTACCTCGCGCCGCTGTCGGGGTTCGGCCGCCGGGCGGTCGACCGACTTGTCGACGCGACGCTCGATATCGAAGTCGGACCGAGCGAGACGGTTCCGAAGGCCGACTACGAGGGCGAACTCCGGCAGTTGCTCGCCGAGACGCACGGGGCCGACGCGGTCGGACACGTCTTTCCCGAACACGAGCAGACGTACGTCCGCGGGCTGCTCGACTGAACGCTGTCCGGACCTGTCGAGTTCGCCGGAGCCTCACGTCACCTCGATATCCTCTCGAATCTTCGACTCGCCGACATCAAGGTCGGGATGGTGTTCGTCGCGATGTCGAAGCGCCTCGTCGACGACGCCGTCCTCCGTGTCCGCAGTCGTCTCGAACTCGCAGTCACCGACGACGCAGCCGTATCCGTACGACGTGACGAGTCAGGTTCGGAGCGCCGTCGGAGAGGGTCTTCTGCCTGTACCTACCAGCGTCCGGAATCCGAGCAACGCACGGTGGCAATCGAACCGCTCTTGTCGCCGCAACCGCGAGCGGTAGGCGTGAATTCGGGAATCTCGTACTCGCTCGTCGCCGCCATCGTCTGGGGCGTCTACCTGTTCGTCCTCAAACGGTACTTCGACGGGATTCCCGGTTCGGTCCTCACCGTCCTCGTCAACGTTGCAGCAATTTCGTGGTATCTCCCGGTTCTTCTCACGTCGGTCTCGCTCTCGGAGACGCCGTCGGTTACGTCGTTGGGGTTCGAGGCGCTCGCCATCGTCGTCGGGACCGTCTGTGCGACGGGTGCGGCGTTTCTGGTGTTTCTCCGGGCGCTCGACGCGGGCGACGTCTCCTACGTCGCCCCGATTAACAAGGTGGTCCCGGTGTTCGTCCTCCCGATAGAGATTCTGCTGCTGCACGAGCGACTCGCGCCGATTCAGATTCTCGGCGTCGTCGTCGCGACGTTTGCCGTCTACGTCGCGAACTACCGGGGCGGCCGCCTCTCCGATCCGATACGCGCCGCTTCGTCGTCGACGGCGGCGCAACTCGCGCTGCTGAGCGCCGCCTGTTACGCGGTCAGCGACGTGGGAAAGCGAGTCGCTCTTCAGGAGTTGAACCTACAGCCGGAGCTCTGGGTCGTCGTGCTCCTCGGCGGCGTCACCGTCGTCGTGCTGCCGTTCGCCGCCAGGTCGTGGCCCGACGGCACGCTCACGCGGCGGACGGTCGGCGAACTCGCCGTCGGCGGCTTTCTCGTCGCGCTCGGCGAGCACGTCACGTCGCTGGCGTTCGCGGCGGTTCCGGCGAGCATCGCCTCGCCCATCATCAACACGCAGGCGGTGGTCGCCGTGGTTCTCGGTGGCGTACTCCTCCGCGAGGAGTTCTTCGGGACCCGGCTTGTCGCCGCGGCGCTGGCGGTCTGCGGCGTCGGTCTCATCGCACTCGATTCGACGAATCTAAGCGCCGTTCTCGACTGGTTCTGGGGCTAACAGGCGACGAGTCGAATCCGTTCTCGCGTTCGCAAGCGGCGCGTCGCGCTCCCGCCTCGGCCGCGTTGCGTCGATGAGTCAGCGCACGCACGGTGTTGGCCCCGCTCCCGTATTTGAACGTACGGCGTCGCTCGAAACGCTCTCCGCCCGTCGAAAGGACAGGGTTCAAGCGACCGCTCCGCAAACCACCGTGCATGTACGACCACCTCAAGGGATTTCGTGATTTCTACCCCGACGAGATGGCTCCCCGACGGGAGGTCATCGACACGATGGAAGGCGCCGCGAAGCGCTACGGCTTCCGCGAAGTCGGCACGCCGGCGCTCGAACGGACGCAGATGTACGTCGACAAGTCCGGCGAGGAGATAGTCGACGAGCTGTACGCGTTCACCGACAAGGGCGGCCGCGATGTCGCACTGACGCCCGAACTGACGCCGACCGTCGCGCGGATGGTCGTCGCCAAGCAACAGGCGCTGTCGAAACCCATCAAGTGGTTCTCGACGCGGCCGTTCTGGCGCTACGAGCAGGTCCAGCAGGGTCGCTTCCGGGAGTTCTACCAGACTAACGTAGACATCTTCGGCTCCGCCGAACCCGAGGCGGACGCCGAGATTCTGGCGTTTGCGGCCGACGCACTCACCGACCTCGGTCTCACGGCCGACGACTTCGAGTTTCGCGTCTCCCACCGCGACATCCTCGGCGGTCTCCTCACGGCGTTCCGCCCCGATGTGGATACCCGCGACGCCATCCGTGCCGTCGACAAACGCGCGAAGGTCGACGAGACGGAGTACCTCGGACTCCTCACCGACGCGGGTCTCTCGTGGGACGACGCCGAGCAGTTCGACAGCCTCGTCGCGGGCGGCAACCTCGACGAGATAGCGGAGTTCGGCGGCGACGACGTGGAAGCCGCCGTCGAGAACCTCCGCGAGGTGCTGGCGGCAGCCGAAGATTTCGGCGCGCGCGACTACTGTACCGTCTCGCTGACGACCGCCCGCGGACTGGACTACTACACCGGCGTCGTCTTCGAGTGCTTCGACTCGACCGGCGAGGTCGGGCGCTCGGTGTTCGGCGGCGGCCGCTACGACGACCTCATCGAGAGCTTCGGCGGCCAGCCCACTCCGGCGGTCGGCGTCGCGCCCGGCCACGCGCCGCTGAACCTCCTGCTCCAGCGCGCGGGCGTCTGGCCCGAGGGCGCAGCCTCGACCGACTACTACGTGCTCTCGGTCGGCGACACCCGGTCGGTCGCCAGCCGCGTCGCCCGCGAGCTCCGTGCGGCGGGTAACACCGTCGAGACCGACGTCTCGGGTCGCAGCTTCGGCGCGCAGATGGGGTACGCCGACAGCATCGGGGCGTCGACGGTCGTCATCGTCGGCGAGCAGGACCTCGAAAACGACGAGGTGACGGTAAAGGACATGGAGAGCGGCGAGCAGACGACTGCGCCCGTCGACGAGTTCCCCGGCGACCTTGACGTGCCGACGTACGACGACTACGTCTGAGGCCGCAGTCCGCCAGGGCGTTCGAGGTCGACGAGCGAAGTTATCGTCTGCACAATTATTATACATACTTGATACGTAGCGTCGGGAAATGGTCCTCTCGCACCCGACCGCCCTGCTCGTCCGCCTGCTCCACGTCACCGGCGTCGGCGTTGCCGTCGGCGGTGCCGTCCTGACGTGGGCGGCGAGTCACCGAGCGGTTTCGACCGGTCGCGCCGACGCCGTCGATGGCGCCCTCGTCGTCGCGGAGACGTACGAGTGGCTCTTCTGGGGCGCTCTCGG
This genomic stretch from Haloprofundus salilacus harbors:
- a CDS encoding DUF7123 family protein; amino-acid sequence: MSATANPSTDGRSKEARLKQYLVDKAQDGELYFKGKFIADEVGLSPKEIGALMVKLRDSTHELTIEKWSYTSATTWRVAPSS
- a CDS encoding site-2 protease family protein; the encoded protein is MDEADSPPYGPATDPADGPSLERLGSVFYVREVRTDDDRLLYYGESLVSRRSLLEEVWPSFRRTGYDVRLARTNDGLDVLVAEPVSVGVEGVPWKNLLLLAATVASTLLVGAYAWYYIPISRIQENPFVALEAWPFTAAVLGVLCAHELGHYVMGRYHGVDVSLPYLIPFIFPFGTMGAIIRMRGQMPDRKALFDIGVAGPLSGLAATILVTAIGLSLDPITIPERVFVGSSEVIRFNNPLLLDLIATFLGQPSDYSYPQTVNPVIIGGWVGMFFTVLNLLPVGQLDGGHMVRAMLGRRQETVATLVPLGLFGLAGYLYYVRDLGLQESVGLWAFWGLFSLFIAFNGPAHPIDESSIGWKRQLVGVFTFALGLLCFMLVPIQLMSA
- the thiL gene encoding thiamine-phosphate kinase — protein: MDERTALRTLAAELPAAGDDAAVVDELVVTTDMLHETADFPPGTTRYTAGWRAVGASLSDVAAMGASAVAAVAAYAAPSFEEAELAAFVRGAREVCEAVDAEYVGGDLDDHDEFTTATTAIGRTDDPVFRSGAEPGDVLCVTGTLGRSAAALRFFERGDAERGNDLFRFEPRVAAGRALAADATAMMDSSDGFARSVHQLAEASDCGFAVESDNVPVDDAVDDVTDNEADYWESALHFGEDFELVFTLPESALETARAASPTPISRVGRVTESVSGITLDGDPLPDRGYTHSA
- a CDS encoding lysylphosphatidylglycerol synthase transmembrane domain-containing protein; the encoded protein is MARENLRATILGFAGAVVVFAVLFSFIGVGDLVAQLRNADLRFVALVVVATLGWLFAWGLALRTVLSVLGVHISALKAFFVFSGAMFSNNITPFGQAGGEPVSALLISQTSDAEYETGLAAIASVDTLNFVPSISLALAGAVYFATETTLGQNLEIAVIGVVVLATAVPGLVYVGWQRRYQLEHHAVRLLTPAIRRVADFVPRISKPTTESIEGRISRFFAAIERVATNPRGLVLAVSLSAAGWLAQMLGLWFAFHAVGTPVSPSIMLFVVPIGAIAGVTPLPGGAGGIESVLLVLLLAATGPAVTQSAILAAIVIYRGMVYWLPTLIGGIVVSVLGLNNGA
- a CDS encoding 30S ribosomal protein S19e, whose protein sequence is MVTLYDVPADDLIQEVADRLEDRIEQPDWIQFAKTGSNRELPPQNDDFWFVRAASVLRKLATKGPIGVERLAVEYGGRKRGSTRYRVAKAHTSTGSKKIVRVILQQLEAEGLVESAGGDGRRISDEGRAFLDDAAASAFESLDRPELERYA
- a CDS encoding DNA-binding protein; the protein is MSGNPDDERLDELRRERLQELQEQADGQQEQGNEEAQQAAEEQAQAQKDALLRQYLTDGARQRLNAVQMSKPEFAEQVEQQLVALAQSGRIQSKIDEQRMKQLLKELQPDKKRFNIRRR
- a CDS encoding DUF7411 family protein, with translation MELALLYSGGKDSTLATLMLDSFYDVRLVTAHFGLTGDWKHAKAAAETLGYPFETVELDDDVAADAVERMHDDGYPRNGIQQVHEAALEAVAGLGYDAIADGTRRDDRVPTISRAQAQSLEDRYDVDYLAPLSGFGRRAVDRLVDATLDIEVGPSETVPKADYEGELRQLLAETHGADAVGHVFPEHEQTYVRGLLD
- a CDS encoding DMT family transporter, which translates into the protein MNSGISYSLVAAIVWGVYLFVLKRYFDGIPGSVLTVLVNVAAISWYLPVLLTSVSLSETPSVTSLGFEALAIVVGTVCATGAAFLVFLRALDAGDVSYVAPINKVVPVFVLPIEILLLHERLAPIQILGVVVATFAVYVANYRGGRLSDPIRAASSSTAAQLALLSAACYAVSDVGKRVALQELNLQPELWVVVLLGGVTVVVLPFAARSWPDGTLTRRTVGELAVGGFLVALGEHVTSLAFAAVPASIASPIINTQAVVAVVLGGVLLREEFFGTRLVAAALAVCGVGLIALDSTNLSAVLDWFWG
- the hisS gene encoding histidine--tRNA ligase, which gives rise to MYDHLKGFRDFYPDEMAPRREVIDTMEGAAKRYGFREVGTPALERTQMYVDKSGEEIVDELYAFTDKGGRDVALTPELTPTVARMVVAKQQALSKPIKWFSTRPFWRYEQVQQGRFREFYQTNVDIFGSAEPEADAEILAFAADALTDLGLTADDFEFRVSHRDILGGLLTAFRPDVDTRDAIRAVDKRAKVDETEYLGLLTDAGLSWDDAEQFDSLVAGGNLDEIAEFGGDDVEAAVENLREVLAAAEDFGARDYCTVSLTTARGLDYYTGVVFECFDSTGEVGRSVFGGGRYDDLIESFGGQPTPAVGVAPGHAPLNLLLQRAGVWPEGAASTDYYVLSVGDTRSVASRVARELRAAGNTVETDVSGRSFGAQMGYADSIGASTVVIVGEQDLENDEVTVKDMESGEQTTAPVDEFPGDLDVPTYDDYV